Within Paenibacillus albicereus, the genomic segment AGCCGTTCCCGCTCCGCTTCCGATGCAGCCAGCCTGCTCTCGAGCTCATCGCAGCGAGCGCGCAGCTGCCGCAGCTCCTGCTCCGAACCGCCTTCAGCCGAATGGTCGTTCATGCTCGTTCGTCCCCTCTCCCTGCTCCTCCGCCGCTCCGCACCCGCCGCCGCCTTGCTCCGTCGAAGCGGCCGTCCCGGCAAGGCTGCCGCCATGCGCAGGAACATACAGCCTTTCTTTCAAAAAGCCCGCCGCGAGCCGCAGCGAATGCTCCGCTTCCGGCAGCCAGCCCGGCATCATCGCCGTAAAATCGTGGATCATGCCCGCATAGCAGCGCGATTCGGCAATTCCGCCCGCCGCGCGCAGCCGCTCGGCGTACAGCCTGCCCTGGTCCCGCAGCGGATCAAGCTCCGCCGTGACGACGAGCGCCGGCGGCAGCCCGCCCAGATCGGGCGCCAGCAGCGGCGATACATGCGGCAGCATCCGCAGCTCCTCCGGCGCATAGCCGTCGGCGAACTGCCGCAGCAGCCGCAGCGTCAGCATATACTGCCGGCCGTTCTGCCGCAGCGACGGCTGGCTCTCCGCCCCCGGCCCGCCTCGTCCGGTCAGGTCGACCGCCGGATAGAGCAGCGCCTGCCCCCGGATCGGCGGCCCGCCGGCATCGCGGGCGCGCAGCGCCGTCACCGCCGCGATGTTGCCGCCGGCGCTCTCGCCGGCGACGGCGAGCCGCGTCGGATCGCCGCCGAGCGAGCCGGCCGCGCGCGATGCCCACAGCAGAGCTTCGTAGGCATCGTCCGCCCCCTTCGGGAACGCATGCTCCGGCGCCAGCCGATAGCCGACCGACAGCACGAGGCAGCCGCTCAGCTGCGCCCAAGCCCGATTGTAGCGATGACGCAGCCGATGGCCGCCGAGCGCAAAGCCTCCTCCATGATAATACAGAATGACCGGCAGCGGCTCCCCATGGCCGTCCTCGGAGGCTTTGCGCCGCGGTCTGTACCAGCGCGCCGGCACGAGTCGGCCGTCCCGGACCTGCAGGTCGATGTCTCCCCACTCGACCCGGCCGGGCAGGCGCAGGCAGGCGGCGACATCCATCGCCCGCATGAATGCGGCCATCCGCCCGCGCATGCCGGCCAGCGGACGGCCGGTCATCCAAGCTCCGGCGTGCAAGCCCGCCAGCAGCAGGCGCAGCGGAAGCGCGAGCCGGCCGGCCGTCGGACATTTTCGGCTCAGCCGCTTCCCGGCTGGCCGCCCCCGATTACTTTCCTCCATCTTGGACACGCTCGATCATCTCCGTCTTGAGCTTCCATAGCTCCGGGCTGAACGATACCGGATACGGCTCCGGATGCAGCTTGCGCAGATGCGGCTGCCGGAACAGCGCCAGCTGCTGCTGATGATAGCACCGGATCGATTCCAGATCCGGCAGATCGCGCACGAGCTCCCCTTGCCGCAGCAGCGGCTGCAGCAGCTCCACCGCCTCGTACCGGGTCAGCACCGACTTCACGTACGGGTGGGCCGGGTCGATGCGGCGCAGCGGCTCGCCCGACGGGGCCGCCTCCGCGCTCAGCGCCAGGTAATCGCCAGCGGCGTATCCCGTCGCCGGATCGAGGAGCCGATACGCCGTCTTGGAGCCTGGGTTGGTCACCTTGTCGAGGTTGCCCGACAGCTTGATGACCGGCTCGTAGCCGCCGCCCCGGTCGATCGCGGCCAGCTTGTACACGCCGCCGAGCGAGGGCTGGTCCGCCGCCGTAATCAACTGCGTGCCGACGCCCCAGGTGTCGATCGCCGCGCCTTGCGCCTTGAGGTTCAGGATGATGTTCTCGTCCAGGTCGTTCGAAGCGACGATGCGCACGTCCGGGAAGCCCGCCTCGTCCAGCATGCGCCGCGACTCCTTGGACAGGACGGCGAGGTCGCCGCTGTCCAGCCGGATCCCCTGCAGCTCCTTCCCGCCGGCGCGGAGTCGGCGCGCGACCTCGATCGCGTTCGGCACGCCGCTGCCGAGCGTATCGTAGGTGTCGACCAACAGCGTCACGCCGTCCGGAAGCGCCTCGGCATAGCGCTCGAACGCCTCCAGCTCCGACTCATGCGCCTGCACCCAGGCATGGGCGTGGGTGCCTTTGGCGGGGATGCCGAACCGCCAGCCCGCCCGCAGGTTGCTCGTCGCGTCGAAGCCGGCGATATAGGCCGCGCGCGCTCCCCATATGGCCGCGTCCATCTCCTGGGCGCGGCGGGTTCCGAACTCCAGCAGCGCGTCCGAGCCGGCGACCTGCTTGATTCGGGATGCCTTGGTCGCGATGAGCGTCTGGTAGTTGGCCATGTTGAGGATCGCCGTCTCCACGAGCTGCGCCTCGAAAATCCGTCCCTCGACGCGCACGAGCGGCTCGTTCGGAAAGACGAGCGTGCCCTCCGGCACGGCGTCGATGCTGCCGCTGAACCGGAAGCGCCGCAGCTCCTCGATGAACGCCGGCTCGTACCGCTCCTCCTGCTCCTCCAGGTAAGCCAGCTCCTCCTCGGTGAAGCTCAGGCCGAGCATATAGTCGGCGATCCGCTGGAGCCCCGCGAATACCGCGTAGCCGTTGCCGAACGGCAGCTTTCGGAAGTACATTTCAAAAACGGCTTTGCGGTCATGCGTCCCCATCTTCCAGTGGGCATACATCATGTTGATCTGATATTTATCGGTATGCAGCGCCAGCTTCGCCGTTTCCATCCGCGCGTCCTCCTCTTCATCGGCATCCCGCGGCGCTTGGCCTGCGGGCTCTGCCCTCGCCCAAAAAGACAAAAGCTGCGCCGGGCGGCGCAGCTCATCGATTCCGATCCGTTACTCGGCCGAAGGCCGTACCGCCGGCTCCGCCTCGATCGCGCTTGCCGGCAGCGGGCCATCCGCAAGCGCAGGCGCGGTTTCCAAGCGATCTTGCGTTCGCAGTCCGTCCAGCTCCTTCTGCTGGGCTTTGAGCCGCTTCTGCAGCTTGAACGAGCGGATGATGCCGAACAGGCCTACGCTTGCTCCGCCCAGCAGAGCCGAGCCGAGAATGACGAGGATGAGCGGCAGGCTCGTCTGCGCGAACAGGAAATTCACCTGGACGGAGTCGACGTTGATGACCGCAAAGATGGCAATCAGCAAAGCAAAGACAAGACCCGATAGGAGCAACCCCTGCGTTCTCATGTTCTAACCACCCTATCCGCATTGTGTCCTTAATGACCCTTTTTTACCCAGGCTGCCCGTGATCAAACCTTGCGCCGGGGCAGCCACACCTCCAGCAGCGAGCTGAGCCGCTCTAGCTGGAGCGGTTTGGTGATATAGTCGGTCGCTCCCGCTTGCAGGCACAGCTCCCGGTCCTGCGGCATCGCCTTGGCGGTCAGGGCGATGATCGGCAGCCCTCGATGCGTCTGGCTGGAGCGAATCTCGCGGATCGTGTCATACCCGTCCAGCACCGGCATCATCATGTCCATCAGGATGAGATCGCAGCCGCAGGCGTCCAGCGCGTCGAGGGCTTCCCGGCCGTTGGTCGCCGTCAGCACTTCGATGCCCAGCTGCTCGAGGAAGCTCGTCAAGCTATAGACGTTGCGGATGTCGTCATCGACGACAAGCACGCGCATTCCGCGATACCGGCTGCCGCGCCGGGGCTCCTCGACGGCTGCCGGCTGCAGGCGGAGCCGCCCGCCCGGCAGCTCCGCCAAGGTGCGGCCTGGCGGCGCCGCTTCGTCCAGGTCCGCCGCAGTCTCCGCCAGGCCGGGCGTCCGAAGCGGGGCTTCGGCTTGGACGGCCTCGCCCAGGCTCGGCACATACAGCGTGAACGCGCTGCCCAGACCGGGCTGGCTTTCGACATGAAGGCAGCCCTGCAGCAGTCCCGCCAGCTGGCGGGAGATCGACAAGCCGAGTCCCGTGCCGCCGAACTGCCGGCTCGTCGTGCCGTCCGCTTGTCGGAACGCTTCGAAGATCAGATCAAGCTTGGACGGATCGATGCCGATGCCCGTGTCCCGCACCTCGAACGCCACGACCTGCCGCCCGGCCTGGGACGGCAGATGCCGCAGCACCTCCCGTTCCGAAGCCTGCGAGATCGTCACCGTCACGCCGCCCTGCTGCGTGAACTTGAACGCGTTGGACAGCAGGTTCTTGAGAATCTGCATCAGCCGCTGCTCGTCGCTGACGATCCGATCCGGCACGTTCAGCCGGCGGATGACCGCGTACTCCAGCCCGGTCCGCTCGGCATGCGCGCGGAAGCTCGCTTGCAGCAGCGCCGGGAGCTCGCTCAGATTGAGCGGCTCCAAGCTGATCTCCATCTTGCCGGCTTCGATTTTGGACAGGTCCAGGATATCGTTGATGAGCGCCAGCAGATCCTCGCCCGCCGAATGGATGACCTTGGCGAACTCCTCTTCCTTGGGCGACAGCCCTCCCCCCGCGTTCTCCGCCAGCATCTGAGAGAGGATCAGCATGCTGTTGAGCGGCGTCCGCAGCTCATGGGACATGTTGGCCATGAACTCGTTCTTGTAGCGGGAGCTGCGCTCCAGCTCCGCGGCATACAGCGTCAGCTCCTGCTGGATGCTCTGCAGCTCCTGCGACTTCTCTTCCGACAGGCGCGCTTGTCGGCCAAGCTGCTCATTGGATGCGGCCAGCTCCTCCTGCTGGGTCTGCAGCTCCTCCGCTTGCTGCTGCAGCTCCTCCGTCATCGACTGCGACTCCTGCAGCAGCGTGCGGATCTCCTCGCCCGTATGGACGCGATGCAGCGCGAGCGCCAGCTGCGCGGCAGCCTCCAGCGCCAGATCCTGCTCCAGCGGCGTGAACGGCTCGAACCGCGCCGCCTCAAGCACCGCGAGCGTTCGGCCTTCGAAGATCGCCGGTACGAGCAGCAGCTGCGGCAGGTTCGCCTCGCCGAAGGCCGAGGCGATCTTCACATACGACTCCGGCATGTCATAGTGGCTCATCCGCTGCTCGGCCAAGCAGCGTCCGACGAGTCCTTCTCCATGCTCGATGAAGGGCGGCAGGCCGGCCGGCCCGTCGCCGCTGCCGGTCACGGAGCACGCGAGCTTGAGCCGGCGGCTCGGCTTGAGCGATTCCACCGCGTAAAGCGCCGCGAACGGCGCCCGGAGCGCTTCGGAAGCGAAGCGCAGGAACGCCTCCTGCGTCTCGGCCGCCCCTCCGGTCTGCTGCAGCGCGGAGCCGATCGCGAGCGCCTGCCTCTGCTTCCAGTCGTTGCCTTCGACCTCGTCGAGCAGCCGATTCGTCGCTGCCGCCAGGTCGGCGATCTCATCGCGCGAGCGGATCTCGACCCGCTCGCGGAGCTGCGCCGAGTCCCGATTCCGTGAATCCGCCATGCCGGCGATCGACTCCGTGACGCTGCCGATCGTGCGCACGATCGAGCGCGAGATCAGCCAGCCGAACAGCCCCGACAGAACGATGGAGATGAGGAACAGGGAGAGCAGCGTCGTCCGCAGCAGGCTGTTGCTTCGGTCCAGCATCTCCAGCCGCTGCTTGGCCAGCTTCTGCTCCGCTTGGCGGAACGCATCGAAGCTGCCGCGAAGCTGGTCCATGTTCTGCTTGCCGCGGTCGATGGCGTAAAACTCGCGGATGGCAGCCTCGTCGCCGTTCTGCTTGGCTTCGATGATCGGCATCGTGATCGTAAGCCATTGCTCGATCGAGCCTCTCGCCAGCTCCAGCACCTTCGTCTGGCTTGGATTGTCGCTCACGAGCGCCAGGAGCTCGCTGTAATGGTTCTGCCACTGGGAAAAGCCCGAGCGGTACGGCTCGAGGTAGGACTCCTCCCCGGTGAGGATGAATCCCCGCTGTCCCGTCTCCATGTCGAGCAGGTCCTTCTCGATGGCGTTGGTCAGATTCATGACGGAGATGTCGTGCTCCGTCACGTATTCGGTCTCTTCCTGCACCGACGACAGCTGCAGGAAGACGATCAGGATCGAGACGGCGAGGCAGGCCAGGATGACGGCGTAGCCGGAGATGATTTTGAAGCGGATCGTAACTCGGCCCCGTCGGCTCGGGCGCCCGCTGTGGGATGCTTCCATCGGATCGTCGTGCTCCTATCTGCGCGCAGACGCGAGGGCATCTGCTTGTATGGTATCCAGCCGCCTTCAGGTGACGGGCGACTTGCCCCCGTCGAGGTTCATGGCGGTCCCTGTAATATAGGAGGCCGCTCCGGAAGCGAGGAAGACGATCGCGTTCGCAGCTTCCTCCGTATCTCCGATCCGCCCAAGCGGAATGTCGTGCCGGGGATCGCGCGCGAACTGCTCCCAGGTCTGGCCGGGACTCGTCCGCCGCCACTGGTCTTCGATCTGGGCGCTGCGGATGAGTCCGATGCAGACGGCGTTGACCCGGATGCCTTCCGGCGCCAGATCGCGGCTCATCGCCTTGGTGAGCGCCAGTCCGGCCGCCCGCGAGACGGACGACGGCAGCGACGCCTTCGGCGGCGTCTTGCCGCCGATCGCCGTCACGTTGACGACCGCTCCTCCGCCTGCCGCCTTCAGGCCCGAGAGGGCCGCCTGCGTCATATGGACGGCGCCGAGCAGCTTCAGGTCGAGATCGGCCGTCCACGCGGCCGGACCGACTTCCGCGAACGGAGCGGCGGCGGCCGTGCCGGCGTTGTTCACCAGGATGTCGAAGATACCGTCCCAGCGCTCCGCGATCGCGTTCACCGCTTCCGCCGCCGACTCCTGCCGGGAGACGTCGCCGACGATCGCCAGCACCTCGCCGCCCGTCTCGACACGGATGCGGGCCGCCGCGTCCTCAAGCTCTTCCTTCGTGCGGGCCACCAGGGCCACCTTGGCCCCTTGGCGGGACAGCTCCAGCGCGGTCGCATAGCCGATCCCCTTGCTGCCTCCCGTTACGATCGCCTTCTTGCCTTCCAGCTTCAGCTTCACTTGCGGTTCCTCCTTCGGACTTGGGATTGCAGCTATCTCGCGGCCTTCTAGCGGCTTGTCGAGCCGATCCGAGACATTTCCCGGGAAATCGACAGCCCTTCTTCTCCGTCTAGGAGGGACGGGATTTCACATACAGGCGGGCCCGCTCTTCCCAGATTTCGCCCGGCTCCAGGCCGAACAGCCCGATCTCCTCCGCAGGCAGCCCCGTGTTCGGGGCGTTGACCAGGCTGACCTGCGGCTCCGGACAGATGAACCCGCCTCTGCCGCCGTTGTTGTAGAGCATCCATTGCTTGTACGAGGTGCCGACATCGTAAACGAGCGTCATTCCACGCTTGCGGTCGGTCAATTCCATCCGGTTGCGGCCCATCTGCGGCTCGGCCGTGTAATGATGATCGAGCGAAGTCCAGAACGGATCGGCTCCGTCCCCTTTCATCGCCTCTTCCTCAGGAGCGAGCTCCATGAACGTCCCGGTCGGCAGCATGCGCTCGTTCATTTCCCAGCGGCGACCGGCCGTCAGCTTGAAGCTGTAGTCGCTCTCCCGGCTGCCCGGAGCGAACGGCACGTTCAGCGTCGTATGGAAGGCCAGCAGGCAAGGCATCGGCTCGTCGCCGTCGTTGCGCACCGTCACTTGCTGGGCGAGCCCGTCCGGTCCAAGCGCGTAGCGCAGGCGGACCGTAAAGCGGAACGGAAAGCGCCGATAGACCGGATGGTCCTCGTCGATGCGGACCGCGACCGTGACGAAGCTTTCGGAGCCTTTGCTGCCGAAGCTTTCGACCTCCCATGGAATCTGATGCAGGAAGCCGTGCAAGTGATTGTCGCGCTCCCTTTCGTTGACCGGCAGCTGATAGATCCGTCCCTGCCAGGGGAAGCGGCCGTCCTCATACCGATTGGGCGGGAAGAGCAACGGAATTCCCCAGACGACCGGATTCTCGCGAAAGCTCGCCATTTCCTCCTGCGAAGGCTCTCTCAGAAACCGGCATCCGGTGATTCGGTCCTGGAAGGCGATGAGATTGCCTCCGGCTTCGGGGAGCAGGACCGCCTCGTAGGCGTCCGCTCTCAAATAGATCGCCCTCTGGCCCTGGTAGATTCCTTCGAACGCACTGCTCGTTGCCATGACGCGACCGCTCCTCTCTCTACTCTAGTAGTAGAGTACCATATCGTCATCGGGATTTTCTATGAAAAGAGACGGCTGATCGGGCCAGGATGCGGCGAAAGCCCCGAAGCGCGGGCTTCGGGGCTTTCTTCGTCTGCGATGCGGCAGCGCGCGGGCCGGCCGCGGCAGGCGCGGAAGAAGGACTAGCGGTCGGCCGGCAAGCCCGGCTCCGGCGCAGGAACCGGATGCTCCCGCTCCTCGCGTCCGCCCAGGAACGGCCACCAGTTCGCCGTCCCGAACAGGCGCACCATGACCGGAATGAACAGCGGCAGGATCAGCACGGCGTACAGCAGCAGGCCGATCAGCACGACCGTCGCGATCTGCATCAAGGACAGCACGCCGGACGGCAGCATCGCCGCGAACGTGCCGCCGAGGATGACCGCGGCCGACAGGATGACGGAGCCCATGCGGCGCATCGCCAGCAGGATCGCCTCCTGAGGCGGCAGATGCCGGTACTCGCGGAAGCGGTCGAGCAGGAAGATGCTGTAGTCGACGCCCAGCGCGATCAGCAGCACGAAGCTGAAGAACGGCACGGGCCAGCTGATGCCGGAGTAGTCGAGCGCCCGGCTGAAGATCGCTTCTGCCGCCGCCATCGACGTATAGTAGGTGAGCAGCAGCGACGCCATGATATACGCCGGGATGACGAGCGAGCGGAACAGCGCGATCAAGATGAGAGAGATGCCCGCCATCATGAGCATGACCGTGCGCGAATAGTCCGCCTGGGAGATCGTGTTCAGGTCATGCTGCACGCTCGTGATGCCGCCGATCGCATGCTGCGAATCCGCATATGCCGTCCCCTCCAGCCCGCGCGCGACCGCTGCGTCCAGTTCGGGAATTTTGCGGAGCGTCTGCTCCTCGTACGGATTGGACTCGAACACGACATCCAGCGTCGCCATCGTTCCTTGCGGCGACAGGTAGGCTTCGACCGCCTGGCGGAACTCCTCGTCCTGGAGCGCCGCGTCCGGCAGGTTCCAGCCGGTCAGACTGCGGCTCGGCGCGTCCGCCAGCTCGGTCAAGTACGACTTCGCCTCCGCGAGTCCGCCGCTCACCTGCGAGATGCCGTCGACGCTCTGGTCGAGGCCGCCCGTCAGCTGGCCGAGCTGCTCGTTCAGCTCGGCAAAGCCTCGCTGCAGCTCCTGCTGGCCGCCCTGCAGCTGCTCGAAGCCGGCCGTCACCTGAGGCAGCTCTCCGATGGCTCGGCCTTGGCCGTCCGCAGCCTGCTCGATGCCCTTCTGCAGCGCATCGAGGCCGGAGGCCAGCTCGCGCAGGCCGCTGCCGAGCGCGGCCTGGCCGGCGCTCGCCTGCTCCAGGCCGCCGTTCGCCTTGCCGATGCCGGCAGCCGCTCCGGCCAGCTGGGCATTGGCCTGCTCCAGGCCGGCCGCCGACTGCTCGGCGCCGCCCTGCAGCTGAACGAGCGACTGGAGCGCCGCTTGGTACTGCTCGTCGGAGCCGAGCTCCGGGTATTTCCCTCCCAGCGCTTCGAACGCTTGCTGCACGCCGCTCAGCCCTTGCGCAAGCTGCTGCTGGCTCGAGGCCAGCCGCTCATACGCGCCCTGGAGCTGCTCCAGCCCTCCGGCCGCCTCGCGGTAGCCTTGCAGCAGCTCGTCGCTCGCCTGGGCGAGCCGAGCGGCGCTGGCTTGCGCCTGCCTCAGCCCGGCGCCGAGCTCCTTCGCTCCGACAGAGCCGTCCTGAAGCCCTCGGTGGATGCGCCGCAAACCTTGCTCCAGCTCCTCGACGCCGGCTTGCAGCCTGGCCGTGCCCTGCGTCAGCTCGCCCGCTCCGGCCTCCGCCTCTTCCAGCTTGGGCGCGTTGGCCGCCAAGCTTGAGCTCGCCTCGGACAGCCCTTGGCCGATCCGGTCGAGCCCCTCCGCGCTCCTTCCGATGCCGCTCTCGAGCGTGCCCGCCTGCGAGGCGACCTCCAGGTCCGTCAGCGGCTCTCCTGCCGGGCGCGTCGCGCTGCGCACGCTCTTGACGCCCGGCACCTTCGCCAGCTCGCGGCTCACCTGCTCCAGTGCGGCGAGGCCTTCCTTGTTGTCGAAGCTCTTCTCCGCCTTGAGCACGACCGTGCTCGGCATTGAATCTCCCGGCCCGAAGCTGTCCGAGATCAGGTTGAACGCCTTGACCGAATCGTACTTGTCGCCGATCTCGTCCAGCGAATTGAACGAGATCGCGTTGCGGTACGAGAGGAGCAGCGGCAAAACGATGACGGCCAGCACGAGCAGCGCCCAGACCGGGCGGCGCAGCGAGAAGCGGCCCATCCGCCCCCAGAGCCGGTTCTCGCTGTGCGAGAGCGAGCCTTTCTGCGGCCAGAACAGGGCAGGCCCGAGCACGGCCATGAAAAACGGCACGAGCGTCGCGAGCGCGAGCATCAGCACCGCCACGCCGACCGCGACGGCGACGGCCGAGCGATAGAGGCCGAAGGTCGAGAAGCCGATCGAGGCGAAGCCGATGAGCACGGCGAGCCCGGAGATGAGCACCGTCCGCCCGGCGTTCCGGTACGTCCGTACGATCGCCTCCGTCCGGTCGAGGCCGCTCGCCAGCTCTTCCTTGTAGCGGCTGATGAGCAGGATGCAGTAGTCCGTCCCGATGCCGAACAGGATCGCCACCATGAAGATCTGCGTGAACGTGGACAGCGGGAAGCCCGCGTATTCCGCCAGATAAGCGACGACCGACTGCGACAGCAGATAGCTGAGTCCGACGACGACGAGCGGGACGAACGGAGCGACTGCCGACCGGAAGACGAGGAACAGGATGACGAGAATGAAGATGACCGTAATATATTCGGTTTTCGCAAGCCCTTCCATCGAGCTGCGGATCTGATCCTCGTTGATCATCCATTCCGATGTATAGGAGTGGTCCACTTGGATCGTCGAAGCCGCCTCCGCGAGCACGTCTTGAAGCTCCTTCGGCTCCCTCCCGTCCGCCTCGATCGAGACGAGGGCGAGCATCGTCCTGCCGTCCTCGGCGATGAGCTGGTCCTCCAGCTCCTTTTGGTCAAAAGGTCCCGTGACCGAGGCGATGCCGAGGCTTTCCTTGCTCTTCAGCTCCGCGAGGCCGCGCCGAATCTCCTGCTTGTCGGCGTCGGTCAGCCCCTCGTCCCGATGGAAGACGAGCACGGCGGACTTCTCGTCGGCGGCCTTGCCGACCGACTCGCTCTGCGCCTCTTTCTCTTCGAGCAGCTTGGCCGCGGTCGAGGACGAGTAGCCGTCCGGCACCGTGATCTGCCCCTTCACCCGAACGAGCTGCTGCATGTCCGGCGCCAGCAGCATCAAGCCTGCCGCCAATGCGATCCATGCCGCGAAGATCGCCCACCGCCATTTCAAAATCGTTCTCATGCTCCACGCCCTCTCTGGCTTCTTGTCTCTATCGTCCTTTGGCCCCGCCGCTGGATCCTCGACCCGTCTCTTTAATCCTTCAGCCTCGCCGCTAGATCCTCGAACATCTCGATGAATTGAGTCGCCTCTTCTTCCGTGAATCGCGAAATATAGGCGCCGAGCGTTTCTCCGACGACCTTTCCCGCTTCCTCTGCGACTATCCGTCCTTCCTCCGTCAGCGACAGGTACGTGACCCGGCGGTCCCGGTCGTCTGGACGCCGGCGGACGAGGCGCTTGTCGACAAGCTTCGTCGTGATGGACGTGATGCTGCTCTTGCCGACGCAGAACGCATCCGCCAGCTCCGTGGATGTGCTGTCCGGATTCGCGTTCAGGTAGCGGATGATGCCGAACTGCTCCTGCGTAAGTCCATCCGGCAGCTTGTTCTGGATCAGCGCGGCGAATCTTCGATTGACCTGAGAGCTCGCCGCCTCGTACCGCTCGATGATTTCCTTCAGCTTGGCTTCCTGCATGACGGGCTCCTTTCGTACAAGTTCGACCATCTAATAGTTTGATATTCGAACAATATCACGGCAAAAAACCGTCTGTCAACTCGACAGACGGTACTTGGACAGATGGCATGTGGATAGACGATACGTGGATAGACGGCACATGGATAGACGGCACATGGATAGACCGCCGGCACGGACTGATGCCGCAGACGGGGTTCGATCCGCTGCCTCGGCCTTAATCCGCATAAAGCTCGACGATGCCTTGCGCCATGCGCCGCAGCTCCAGTGCCGCTTCGGGCGGCCAAACAATCTTCACGCAGGGACCGTAGCTAAGCAGTCGCGAGTACATCCAATAGCCTCCGTAAGGAGCACAGTCGACCTCCAGCCAGCCGTCCTCGCGCTGCCGAATCGCCTGTGCCGGATAGTCGTCCCGGACGCGGGTCCGAACGGAGGGATGAAACAGCAGCCGAAGTTCGATCTGCGGTTCTCCATCCGCTTCCCAACGCCGATCCAGCTCCTGAATCGTCATGGAATGGCGCTCGAACCGCTCCTCCAGCGGCTCGAGCCGCTGAATTCGGTTCAGCCTGAACGTCCGATAGTCCTGGCGGAGCCGGCAAAAGCCGTACAAGTACCAGACCATGTCCCGAAGCACCAGCCCGATCGGTTCGATCTCACGCTCCGATTCCTTGCCCTCCCAATCCGTGTACGCCATGCGGATGGAACGGCAGTGCTCCAGCGCCTGTTCCAGCTGCCCGAGCATTCTCTTCTCTCGCTCCCCGCATCGCCACGGGTTCAGCTCCAGCACGACCTGTCCCGCCCCGCTCTCCCGTTCGACTCCCGTCTCGGAGCGATTCAGCAGCGCGCTGACCTTGTCGAGCAGGCGGCCGAGCTGCTGCTCGCTCCAAGCGGCCTGCACGCCTTTGAGGGCGATCAGCATGGAGCGCAGCTCGTCCATGCTGAGATACTGTCGGTCGATCTGAAAGGTTTTCAGAATTTCATACCCGCCGTCCAGACCCGGATAGGACACGACGGGCACTCCAGCCGCGTTCAGCGCCTCCAAGTCTCGATAGATCGTGCGCACCGACACCTCGAAGCGCTCGGAGAGCTCCTGCGCTCCGACCCTGCGCCTTCCCAGCAGCAGCATCGTGATGCCGAGTAGCCTGGCCAGCTTCATTTCCGACTCCGCCTCCCTTGCGACCCGCGTTAGACCTTCCTTGCTTGCGGGTAAGGAAGACAACCCCCCCTCCTTGCCGGGACCGGCTAGGAGACTATTCCGAAACGAGGTGCTCGACATGACTGAACCAAAAGACAAATCCCTTTTGAACCAAACTCCCTCCATGGCCGACCGTGACCACCCGGAGCAGTTTCCGACGGAAAAGGAAAGCCTGATGGACCAGGACCCCGCCCAGCTCAACGTCGATCCCATCCCCGTCGAGGACTTGACGATCGAGCAGCAGGATGAAAAGGACAAGACGCATACGAAGGACGATTCCTCCAGCGCCCGCAAGTACAAGACCGGATTTTGACGCCACGCAGTCCGATGCGCGGCTAGCCCGGCGGCTCATAGCGCCTCGTCCTTCCCGACGATGCGTTCGACCGCATCTCGGTCCGCTTCTAAGGCACCGGCAGCCTCGGGCGGCCCTGCATCCACAGGCGAGCGGCTCGAGGCTCGCCCATGCTCATCGAGGGCATCCGATCGTCCAGCCGTCCTCGACCGCGAGCCGGCCAAAGATCGCGTCAATCGGCCTGCATTCAGAGCGGAAACGACATCTGCTCCATCACTTCTATGACAGGCCCCGGGCTGATGACGGCCGCGGGGTCTTCCCTGCGCGATGCCAGCCGCAGATGCAGCTTCCCGCGCTCCTCCAGCGGCCCGGCCGGATCCGAGCCGTCCTCTGCCGGGACGGGAGCATGAGGCAACCCGTGAAGAAGCCGCAGCTCATCCACCCGATTCCGGACTTCCTCCTCATAGCTGCGGATGGCGTAGGCTCCCTGAAAGATCCGCTCGTACTCCGGCAGCACGCCCGGAGCCGTCTGACGAAGCATGGCGTAGTACCAGTTCTTGACCTCTGGCGT encodes:
- a CDS encoding alpha/beta hydrolase; protein product: MEESNRGRPAGKRLSRKCPTAGRLALPLRLLLAGLHAGAWMTGRPLAGMRGRMAAFMRAMDVAACLRLPGRVEWGDIDLQVRDGRLVPARWYRPRRKASEDGHGEPLPVILYYHGGGFALGGHRLRHRYNRAWAQLSGCLVLSVGYRLAPEHAFPKGADDAYEALLWASRAAGSLGGDPTRLAVAGESAGGNIAAVTALRARDAGGPPIRGQALLYPAVDLTGRGGPGAESQPSLRQNGRQYMLTLRLLRQFADGYAPEELRMLPHVSPLLAPDLGGLPPALVVTAELDPLRDQGRLYAERLRAAGGIAESRCYAGMIHDFTAMMPGWLPEAEHSLRLAAGFLKERLYVPAHGGSLAGTAASTEQGGGGCGAAEEQGEGTNEHERPFG
- a CDS encoding nicotinate phosphoribosyltransferase; the protein is METAKLALHTDKYQINMMYAHWKMGTHDRKAVFEMYFRKLPFGNGYAVFAGLQRIADYMLGLSFTEEELAYLEEQEERYEPAFIEELRRFRFSGSIDAVPEGTLVFPNEPLVRVEGRIFEAQLVETAILNMANYQTLIATKASRIKQVAGSDALLEFGTRRAQEMDAAIWGARAAYIAGFDATSNLRAGWRFGIPAKGTHAHAWVQAHESELEAFERYAEALPDGVTLLVDTYDTLGSGVPNAIEVARRLRAGGKELQGIRLDSGDLAVLSKESRRMLDEAGFPDVRIVASNDLDENIILNLKAQGAAIDTWGVGTQLITAADQPSLGGVYKLAAIDRGGGYEPVIKLSGNLDKVTNPGSKTAYRLLDPATGYAAGDYLALSAEAAPSGEPLRRIDPAHPYVKSVLTRYEAVELLQPLLRQGELVRDLPDLESIRCYHQQQLALFRQPHLRKLHPEPYPVSFSPELWKLKTEMIERVQDGGK
- a CDS encoding LapA family protein, giving the protein MRTQGLLLSGLVFALLIAIFAVINVDSVQVNFLFAQTSLPLILVILGSALLGGASVGLFGIIRSFKLQKRLKAQQKELDGLRTQDRLETAPALADGPLPASAIEAEPAVRPSAE
- a CDS encoding CHASE3 domain-containing protein; protein product: MEASHSGRPSRRGRVTIRFKIISGYAVILACLAVSILIVFLQLSSVQEETEYVTEHDISVMNLTNAIEKDLLDMETGQRGFILTGEESYLEPYRSGFSQWQNHYSELLALVSDNPSQTKVLELARGSIEQWLTITMPIIEAKQNGDEAAIREFYAIDRGKQNMDQLRGSFDAFRQAEQKLAKQRLEMLDRSNSLLRTTLLSLFLISIVLSGLFGWLISRSIVRTIGSVTESIAGMADSRNRDSAQLRERVEIRSRDEIADLAAATNRLLDEVEGNDWKQRQALAIGSALQQTGGAAETQEAFLRFASEALRAPFAALYAVESLKPSRRLKLACSVTGSGDGPAGLPPFIEHGEGLVGRCLAEQRMSHYDMPESYVKIASAFGEANLPQLLLVPAIFEGRTLAVLEAARFEPFTPLEQDLALEAAAQLALALHRVHTGEEIRTLLQESQSMTEELQQQAEELQTQQEELAASNEQLGRQARLSEEKSQELQSIQQELTLYAAELERSSRYKNEFMANMSHELRTPLNSMLILSQMLAENAGGGLSPKEEEFAKVIHSAGEDLLALINDILDLSKIEAGKMEISLEPLNLSELPALLQASFRAHAERTGLEYAVIRRLNVPDRIVSDEQRLMQILKNLLSNAFKFTQQGGVTVTISQASEREVLRHLPSQAGRQVVAFEVRDTGIGIDPSKLDLIFEAFRQADGTTSRQFGGTGLGLSISRQLAGLLQGCLHVESQPGLGSAFTLYVPSLGEAVQAEAPLRTPGLAETAADLDEAAPPGRTLAELPGGRLRLQPAAVEEPRRGSRYRGMRVLVVDDDIRNVYSLTSFLEQLGIEVLTATNGREALDALDACGCDLILMDMMMPVLDGYDTIREIRSSQTHRGLPIIALTAKAMPQDRELCLQAGATDYITKPLQLERLSSLLEVWLPRRKV